One Sphingobium sp. CAP-1 genomic region harbors:
- the qatB gene encoding Qat anti-phage system associated protein QatB, which produces MSGSAKAASTLHTALTALANGEPLPQELGIDPQALAGLSPADFADALVDAIRPLDGTQDAEATRDSVARALSEMLDQNGDITSLTPQQVDQVTASTLGYDVALRIELDVGKAIIAKAPTKGEGLERLQEMKDYVREVVAAEYASERASVGTVGQAAVERISRNAIQQAFEVFEEDGEL; this is translated from the coding sequence ATGAGCGGTTCGGCCAAGGCCGCTAGTACCCTCCACACCGCTCTTACTGCGCTGGCGAATGGAGAACCACTTCCTCAGGAACTGGGGATCGACCCACAGGCGCTGGCCGGATTGTCTCCGGCCGACTTTGCTGATGCCCTTGTCGATGCCATCCGCCCGCTCGATGGGACACAGGATGCCGAGGCAACCCGTGATTCGGTTGCTCGAGCGCTGTCGGAAATGCTGGACCAGAATGGCGACATCACCAGCCTGACACCGCAGCAAGTCGATCAGGTCACAGCATCGACCCTGGGGTACGATGTCGCACTGCGAATTGAGCTAGACGTCGGTAAAGCGATCATCGCGAAGGCCCCTACGAAGGGCGAAGGACTGGAGCGCCTCCAAGAAATGAAGGACTATGTTCGCGAAGTCGTCGCTGCCGAATATGCGTCGGAACGCGCCAGTGTCGGCACGGTCGGCCAGGCAGCGGTTGAGCGGATTTCACGCAATGCGATCCAACAAGCTTTCGAAGTGTTCGAAGAGGATGGCGAGCTGTGA
- the qatC gene encoding Qat anti-phage system QueC-like protein QatC, with protein MIRIACLPEDLPDRAGTDLRFDIYSRSRLAERGRVGNLVPGRIRRLGLRPSIDAWDFTSFAMAVVAADEAVSRERSPDGWTREIGLTVAVSSPDFWNTQRGRLTQALRFLSGDIWELEFIGDGASPTTSDPARLRNEDMVCLLSGGMDSLIGAIDVVGEGRRPLFVSQMAKGDTADQKMFAETIAPKSLHLQLNHHARPPGASERSQRARSIAFLGFGVLAASCLRRHHDGEEVELRIPENGFISQNVPLTPLRTGSLSTRTTHPYFLRLIQETLDAAGLRVRLNNPYEHSTKGEMLLGCTDQPTLAQLVGDSTSCGRYSRTGFRHCGRCVPCQVRRGAYLAWGQGDDTTNGYKYDPLGQNDLRHARFDDVRSVAMAIETVNRHGIDELIGGAMNARMLGDVAPYREVVRRGIAELSALHAHLGVT; from the coding sequence GTGATCAGGATCGCATGCCTTCCCGAAGATCTTCCGGATCGCGCCGGTACCGATCTGCGCTTCGACATATACTCGCGGTCTCGTCTCGCGGAGCGCGGCCGTGTTGGCAACCTCGTTCCTGGGCGTATTCGTCGACTTGGCCTGCGACCTTCGATCGATGCTTGGGATTTCACATCGTTTGCGATGGCCGTTGTCGCTGCCGACGAAGCAGTATCACGCGAGCGTAGCCCAGATGGATGGACACGCGAAATAGGACTGACGGTAGCCGTGTCCTCCCCTGACTTCTGGAACACGCAGCGCGGCCGCCTCACTCAGGCGCTGCGCTTCTTGTCTGGCGATATCTGGGAGCTGGAATTCATCGGTGATGGCGCTTCTCCCACAACCAGCGATCCGGCGCGGTTGCGGAACGAAGACATGGTTTGCTTGCTCTCAGGCGGCATGGACAGTCTGATTGGCGCGATAGATGTCGTTGGCGAAGGTCGCAGGCCGCTTTTCGTCAGTCAAATGGCCAAGGGCGACACTGCGGACCAGAAAATGTTTGCAGAGACGATCGCGCCCAAAAGCCTTCATCTTCAGCTTAATCACCATGCCCGACCGCCTGGAGCATCTGAACGATCGCAACGCGCCCGGTCGATCGCCTTTCTCGGATTCGGTGTGTTGGCAGCGTCGTGCCTGCGTCGGCATCATGATGGCGAGGAGGTGGAACTGCGCATCCCGGAAAACGGCTTCATTAGTCAGAATGTGCCGCTTACTCCGCTGCGTACAGGCAGTCTCAGCACACGTACGACTCACCCCTATTTCCTGCGCCTGATCCAGGAAACACTCGACGCAGCAGGTCTGCGTGTCCGGCTCAATAACCCCTATGAGCATAGTACCAAGGGAGAGATGCTCTTGGGATGTACTGATCAGCCCACCCTTGCGCAGCTTGTCGGCGATTCAACCAGTTGCGGGCGATATTCTCGTACGGGCTTCCGGCATTGCGGTCGCTGCGTACCCTGTCAGGTGCGACGCGGCGCTTACCTAGCGTGGGGGCAGGGAGACGACACGACGAACGGATACAAGTACGATCCGTTGGGACAGAACGATTTGCGTCATGCTCGGTTCGATGACGTTAGATCGGTTGCAATGGCAATCGAGACAGTTAACCGACACGGCATCGACGAGCTGATTGGTGGTGCGATGAACGCACGTATGCTTGGCGACGTTGCCCCCTATCGTGAGGTCGTTCGGCGTGGCATCGCAGAATTGTCTGCGCTCCACGCCCATCTTGGTGTCACTTGA
- the qatD gene encoding Qat anti-phage system TatD family nuclease QatD, whose translation MIDFHCHIDLYSDPEAVLAEVDARGTYVLAVTTTPKAWRGTKKLVGDRKRVRVALGLHPEIVSQRHQEVPLLCGLLPEARYVGEIGIDGSPPHRESLDLQKTVFDRIVRECANLGGRIMTIHSRGAATAVLDVLERQPDAGTPILHWFSGTVKELERAIELGCWFSIGPAMLRSRKGRELAAAMPFDRLLTETDAPFARDGDNPLMPWQAYDCLGDLETISSIPRTELASRIKGNLRRLAERQQIKTSSVGTD comes from the coding sequence TTGATCGACTTCCACTGCCATATCGACCTCTATTCCGATCCTGAAGCCGTGCTCGCTGAAGTCGATGCACGGGGAACTTATGTCTTGGCGGTCACGACGACACCCAAGGCCTGGCGCGGAACGAAGAAGCTGGTGGGGGATCGCAAACGGGTTAGGGTTGCGCTCGGCCTGCACCCGGAGATCGTTTCGCAGCGCCATCAGGAAGTGCCGCTTCTTTGCGGCCTCCTACCAGAGGCTCGATATGTGGGTGAAATCGGGATTGATGGAAGTCCGCCTCATCGCGAGTCGCTCGATCTGCAGAAGACAGTCTTCGATCGCATCGTTAGGGAATGCGCTAACCTGGGCGGACGCATCATGACGATCCATTCTCGCGGCGCCGCTACGGCGGTGCTCGATGTGCTCGAACGTCAACCTGATGCCGGAACACCAATCCTTCATTGGTTCAGTGGAACAGTGAAGGAACTAGAACGGGCGATTGAGTTGGGATGCTGGTTCTCAATTGGACCTGCGATGTTGCGCTCTCGGAAGGGACGAGAGTTGGCTGCGGCAATGCCGTTCGATCGGCTCCTTACTGAGACTGACGCACCCTTTGCCCGCGACGGGGACAATCCGTTGATGCCTTGGCAAGCCTACGATTGCCTCGGCGATCTCGAAACAATTAGTAGCATTCCTCGGACAGAACTTGCCTCGCGAATAAAGGGTAACCTGAGGCGGCTGGCAGAGCGTCAGCAAATAAAGACGTCATCTGTCGGAACAGATTAG
- a CDS encoding error-prone DNA polymerase: protein MARYVELQVTSHFSFLRGASSPEQLFSAAALLGHRALGLVDWGSVAGVVRGWDAQKVTSVRMIAGARVDLSDGKALLLYPTDRPAWSRLTRLLSVGKARGGKGRCLLDWADLAHHAEGLIAILVPDMADNETLGNLMELRELFGTCGYLALSLRRRPDDAARLYELDALARKVGVRAVATGDILYHSPEMRPLQDVMTAIRERTSIDGLGFKRERYMDRNLKSPEEMERRFSAFPDAIDASADIAEQCRFDLGEIQYQYPYEQVMEGRTAQEALAALTQEAARRMFPGGLPKAYRQQIAHELRLIDQLNYAPYFLTVHSIVQESRRRGILCQGRGSAANSCVCYMLGITSIDPIQHELLFERFVSGERKEPPDIDVDFEHERREEIIQWIYETYGRTRSALTAVVTRYRTRGAVAEVGKALGLPRDLTKMLTGLVWGWSMDGITDEQIASANLNADDHRLKLTLELSRQLIGTPRHLSQHPGGFVLTQDRLDDLVPIEPARMEDRQIIEWDKDDIDALKFMKVDVLGLGMLGCMNRAFNLLAEHKGIRVGMADLQDDDPGVYAMIQKADTLGVFQIESRAQMSMLPRIKPAKFYDLVIEVAIVRPGPIQGDMVHPYLRRREGKEKPEYPKPELRAVLEKTLGVPLFQEQAMKVAIVGAGFSPAEADQLRRAMATFKLTGGVSHFYDKLVNGMISRGYPKDFAERTFKQIEGFGSYGFPESHAASFAKIAYASCWMKHHHPDVFCAALLNAQPMGFYAPAQIVRDARNHGVEVRPVSINHSHWDCTLEPAKGRYRAVRLGFRQVRGLANVHGAAIAGARGPAPFESIEEVWRRAGVPRAAIERLAEADAFACIAQDRRQGLWKVKGLGEAPLPLFAAVDAREGKFSSEGLEPQVALAPMTDGREVVEDYRSLQLSLRGHPVSFLRPQLDAMRVVRCGDLRSIRDGRNIEVAGVILVRQRPGSAKGVLFVTIEDETGVANGILWPDRFEIYRRQVMSASMITMRGRLQKEGEVIHIICDRITDHDEMLRSIGRVNFAVAPGRGDGTSHGGGPDPRDPDFPRGRTLGAPAYGTSGTRDDELVQIRSHDFH from the coding sequence ATGGCCCGTTATGTCGAACTGCAGGTGACGAGCCACTTCTCGTTCCTGCGAGGAGCCTCGTCGCCTGAGCAGCTTTTCTCGGCGGCGGCGTTGCTTGGCCATAGGGCGCTCGGGCTTGTTGACTGGGGAAGCGTCGCTGGCGTCGTGCGGGGCTGGGACGCACAGAAGGTGACGAGCGTACGGATGATCGCTGGCGCGCGCGTCGACCTTTCCGATGGCAAGGCATTGTTGCTCTATCCGACCGATCGACCGGCCTGGTCTCGATTGACCCGGCTCCTGTCGGTTGGAAAGGCGCGGGGAGGGAAGGGGCGCTGCCTCCTTGATTGGGCCGATTTGGCCCATCATGCTGAGGGGCTGATCGCGATCCTGGTTCCGGACATGGCCGACAATGAAACGCTGGGCAATCTTATGGAGCTGCGCGAATTGTTCGGCACGTGCGGATATCTTGCGCTGTCTCTGCGCCGGCGGCCAGATGATGCGGCACGCCTCTACGAGTTGGATGCGCTGGCGCGGAAGGTCGGAGTGCGCGCCGTGGCGACCGGCGACATTCTGTATCATTCGCCGGAAATGAGGCCCCTGCAGGACGTCATGACGGCAATTCGCGAGCGGACGTCGATCGATGGCCTGGGGTTCAAGCGCGAGCGCTACATGGACCGCAACCTGAAATCGCCCGAGGAGATGGAGCGGCGGTTTTCGGCCTTCCCCGACGCGATCGACGCAAGTGCCGATATAGCCGAGCAGTGCCGGTTCGATCTTGGAGAGATCCAATATCAATATCCCTATGAGCAGGTGATGGAGGGGCGCACGGCGCAAGAAGCACTGGCCGCGCTGACGCAGGAAGCGGCGCGCCGGATGTTTCCTGGCGGGCTGCCGAAAGCCTACCGGCAGCAGATCGCCCATGAGCTGCGATTGATCGATCAGCTCAATTACGCGCCCTATTTTTTGACGGTTCACTCGATCGTTCAGGAAAGCCGGCGTCGTGGCATCCTGTGCCAGGGTCGGGGGTCGGCGGCGAACAGCTGCGTCTGCTATATGCTGGGCATCACCTCGATCGACCCCATCCAGCATGAGCTATTGTTCGAACGGTTCGTATCGGGAGAACGCAAGGAGCCGCCCGACATAGACGTCGACTTCGAGCATGAGCGGCGCGAGGAAATCATCCAGTGGATTTACGAAACCTACGGTCGCACGCGATCAGCGCTGACCGCCGTGGTGACCCGCTATCGGACGCGCGGCGCGGTCGCCGAGGTGGGCAAGGCTTTGGGGCTGCCGCGCGATCTCACCAAGATGCTCACCGGCCTGGTCTGGGGCTGGTCCATGGATGGGATCACCGATGAGCAGATTGCGAGCGCTAACCTCAATGCCGACGATCATCGTCTCAAGCTCACCCTGGAATTGTCACGGCAGCTGATCGGCACCCCGCGCCACCTCTCCCAACATCCCGGCGGTTTCGTGCTGACCCAGGACAGGCTCGACGATCTGGTGCCGATCGAGCCGGCGCGGATGGAAGACCGCCAGATTATCGAATGGGATAAAGATGACATTGATGCCCTGAAGTTCATGAAGGTCGACGTGCTGGGCCTCGGCATGCTGGGTTGCATGAACCGGGCGTTCAACTTGCTGGCGGAACATAAGGGTATCAGGGTCGGCATGGCCGATCTTCAGGACGATGATCCGGGCGTCTACGCCATGATCCAGAAGGCCGACACGCTGGGCGTCTTTCAGATCGAGAGCCGCGCGCAGATGTCGATGTTGCCGCGGATCAAGCCTGCCAAATTCTATGATCTCGTGATTGAGGTCGCGATCGTGCGGCCTGGGCCGATCCAAGGCGATATGGTGCATCCCTATCTCCGGCGCCGCGAGGGCAAGGAGAAGCCGGAATATCCCAAACCCGAACTGCGCGCCGTGCTGGAGAAGACGCTCGGTGTGCCGTTGTTCCAGGAGCAGGCGATGAAGGTCGCTATCGTCGGTGCTGGTTTCTCGCCAGCTGAGGCGGATCAGCTACGCCGCGCCATGGCGACGTTCAAGCTGACCGGCGGGGTCAGCCATTTTTACGACAAGCTGGTGAATGGAATGATCTCTCGCGGTTATCCGAAGGATTTTGCCGAACGGACGTTCAAGCAGATTGAGGGGTTCGGCTCCTACGGCTTTCCGGAGAGCCATGCGGCGAGCTTTGCGAAGATCGCCTATGCCAGCTGTTGGATGAAGCATCATCATCCCGATGTGTTTTGCGCGGCGTTGTTGAATGCCCAACCTATGGGCTTCTATGCGCCCGCCCAGATCGTGCGCGACGCTAGAAATCATGGCGTTGAGGTGCGGCCGGTTTCCATCAATCACAGTCACTGGGATTGCACGCTCGAACCTGCGAAAGGGCGATATCGAGCCGTCCGTCTTGGCTTCCGACAGGTGAGGGGACTGGCGAACGTCCATGGCGCTGCGATTGCCGGTGCGCGCGGGCCGGCGCCCTTTGAGAGCATTGAGGAAGTCTGGCGGCGCGCGGGTGTACCGCGCGCGGCGATCGAGCGGCTGGCCGAAGCCGATGCCTTTGCCTGTATTGCGCAAGATCGCCGGCAGGGACTTTGGAAGGTGAAAGGGCTGGGGGAGGCGCCGCTACCGCTGTTCGCAGCAGTTGACGCCCGCGAGGGGAAATTCTCTTCGGAAGGCCTGGAGCCGCAGGTGGCGCTTGCGCCGATGACCGACGGGCGCGAGGTGGTGGAGGATTATCGCTCTCTTCAGCTTTCCCTGCGCGGTCATCCGGTCAGCTTTCTTCGGCCGCAGCTTGACGCGATGAGAGTCGTACGCTGCGGGGACCTTCGGTCAATCCGCGATGGGCGCAATATCGAGGTGGCGGGGGTCATTCTTGTTCGCCAGCGTCCCGGCTCAGCCAAGGGGGTGCTGTTCGTCACGATCGAGGACGAAACGGGCGTAGCCAATGGCATTCTCTGGCCCGATCGGTTCGAGATATATCGGCGACAGGTCATGTCGGCGTCTATGATCACGATGCGTGGGCGACTGCAGAAGGAAGGCGAGGTTATCCATATTATTTGCGACCGGATCACCGATCATGACGAAATGCTGCGATCGATCGGGCGAGTTAATTTCGCAGTGGCTCCGGGGCGGGGTGATGGGACCAGTCATGGCGGTGGGCCTGATCCGCGTGATCCTGATTTCCCGCGCGGGCGAACGCTGGGGGCACCAGCATACGGAACTTCAGGCACACGCGATGACGAGCTGGTCCAAATTCGAAGCCACGATTTTCATTGA
- a CDS encoding DUF6504 family protein, with amino-acid sequence MIRVASLYLPQLPIERLRQLERSIRRPEPAALSIAPRFAPPIDDNPGACSVPRGGGWRPGARWARDGALGVRPSDADIAALPTHQRPTMREMGRRSESAEHPFRAMSVDEAGQRSGNAGTANGAKLTWAALWGQPTILIERVGQREVLTAACPLALELGLRPGMAAAHARALVSDLEVRDAEPEADRAWLDRLALHALGHWTPTASVSGGDGLWLDLTGTTHLFGGEERFCRRLLRFLGRLGFTGSIAIAGTPGAAHAMARFSGDAVTLLASGMETQAIAELPLSALRLEPTALLSAARFGLERISDLYPMPRGPLARRLGLATVRRLDQARGMVAEPIVPVVAFEAPHVERRMLEPIGTAEAINQVIGDLVEDLVILLQVRGAGLRAAVLTCLVLDGTEQRVAIGTARATRDGSHLKRMLAMRIEKIDPGLGIETMLLTAPRLEELKAQTLEAGLEADGRSLDIAPLVDQLAGRIEPDAPFRLTSHESDVPERAVRRIGPLAAPTSWPGWKRPVRMLKRPELLSHVVALLPDHPPRRFTWRGTDYRVVAGDGPERIHGEWWRSAREMWAVRDYFRVEAAGGERFWIFRRGDGVDAPTGDLSWYMHGMFG; translated from the coding sequence ATGATACGGGTCGCCTCGCTCTACCTGCCGCAGCTGCCAATAGAGCGGCTCCGGCAGTTGGAGCGGTCAATCAGGCGGCCTGAGCCTGCTGCACTGTCGATCGCCCCGCGCTTCGCCCCGCCGATCGACGACAATCCGGGCGCCTGTTCGGTCCCGCGTGGCGGTGGCTGGCGACCGGGCGCACGCTGGGCGCGTGACGGAGCGCTTGGGGTACGTCCCAGCGACGCCGACATTGCCGCGTTACCGACCCACCAGCGACCTACCATGCGGGAGATGGGGCGACGCAGCGAGTCGGCCGAGCATCCGTTCAGGGCCATGTCTGTTGACGAGGCGGGACAGAGATCTGGAAATGCGGGTACCGCCAACGGTGCCAAGCTCACATGGGCCGCTCTGTGGGGGCAGCCGACCATCCTGATCGAGCGCGTTGGGCAGCGTGAAGTGCTCACGGCTGCCTGTCCCCTGGCGCTTGAACTGGGCTTACGGCCCGGTATGGCCGCAGCGCACGCTCGTGCCTTGGTGAGTGATCTTGAGGTGCGGGATGCCGAGCCGGAAGCTGATCGCGCCTGGCTCGATCGGTTGGCGCTGCATGCTCTTGGTCATTGGACCCCGACTGCCAGCGTTTCGGGGGGGGATGGCCTCTGGCTCGATCTTACCGGCACTACCCATCTTTTCGGCGGCGAAGAACGCTTCTGTCGCCGTCTCCTCCGTTTTCTCGGACGCCTCGGCTTCACGGGCAGCATTGCCATTGCTGGCACGCCAGGTGCCGCGCATGCGATGGCGCGGTTTAGCGGTGATGCCGTCACGCTTCTGGCGTCGGGTATGGAAACACAGGCCATCGCAGAGCTGCCGCTGAGCGCTCTTCGTCTGGAGCCTACTGCGCTGCTATCGGCGGCGCGGTTCGGCCTGGAGCGCATATCCGATCTCTATCCCATGCCGCGCGGGCCACTCGCGCGTCGGCTGGGGCTCGCAACCGTCCGGCGGCTCGACCAGGCTCGCGGCATGGTCGCTGAGCCGATCGTGCCGGTCGTGGCGTTTGAGGCGCCGCATGTTGAGCGACGCATGCTTGAACCCATTGGCACAGCAGAGGCGATCAATCAGGTGATCGGCGATCTGGTGGAGGATCTGGTGATCCTGTTGCAGGTGCGAGGTGCAGGATTGCGCGCCGCGGTTCTTACCTGCCTTGTCCTCGATGGCACCGAGCAGCGGGTAGCGATTGGTACGGCGCGGGCCACGCGCGATGGCAGCCATTTGAAGCGGATGCTGGCCATGCGGATCGAGAAGATCGATCCGGGCCTTGGAATCGAAACCATGTTGCTTACGGCACCACGGCTTGAGGAACTCAAGGCCCAGACCCTGGAAGCTGGATTGGAGGCAGACGGACGGTCACTGGACATTGCTCCTCTGGTTGACCAGCTTGCCGGACGGATCGAACCCGACGCGCCATTCCGTCTGACGTCCCATGAGAGTGACGTGCCCGAGCGCGCCGTCCGCCGTATCGGGCCACTGGCTGCGCCAACAAGCTGGCCGGGCTGGAAGAGGCCCGTGCGGATGTTGAAACGGCCCGAACTCCTCTCTCATGTCGTCGCTCTGCTTCCCGATCATCCACCGCGACGCTTCACATGGCGCGGCACCGATTACAGGGTCGTCGCCGGCGACGGTCCGGAGCGCATCCATGGGGAGTGGTGGCGCAGCGCCCGCGAAATGTGGGCGGTTCGCGACTATTTCCGGGTTGAAGCGGCCGGCGGCGAGCGTTTCTGGATTTTTCGTCGCGGTGATGGCGTGGACGCGCCGACCGGGGATCTGAGCTGGTATATGCACGGCATGTTCGGCTGA
- a CDS encoding ImuA family protein, with protein sequence MSNLSSLPDRSRADHLAAIRAELAYARAARGPSLAFGIRTLDERLADHGLAGGGLHEIAAASATLSDDAAATLFAAGIAARFADQPGFSVFWALTRFDLYAPGLEQVGLRPDQVFYAQGQKDSAVLAMAEDALRDGSLACVIAEVRQADQTATRRLQLAASDGQTPMLLYRRHRARERCPLSGLSSAMTRWRIGSVPSGRLPHAGIGRSRWSVELVRQRNGNPFLIELDACDDTGRLALPAAAANRAAPAVGAVNQAA encoded by the coding sequence ATGTCTAACCTGTCTTCCCTCCCTGATCGGTCGCGTGCCGATCACCTTGCTGCTATTCGCGCAGAGCTGGCGTATGCCCGCGCGGCGCGTGGACCATCGCTTGCATTTGGCATCCGTACGCTGGACGAACGCCTTGCCGATCATGGGCTGGCCGGGGGCGGTCTTCATGAGATCGCGGCGGCGTCCGCCACATTGAGTGACGACGCTGCGGCGACACTTTTTGCGGCGGGCATAGCAGCTCGTTTCGCTGACCAGCCCGGTTTTTCCGTGTTCTGGGCACTCACGCGCTTCGACCTCTATGCGCCGGGACTGGAGCAGGTAGGGCTTCGCCCTGATCAGGTCTTCTATGCTCAAGGTCAGAAGGATAGCGCCGTGCTTGCTATGGCGGAGGATGCCTTGCGCGATGGTTCGCTCGCATGCGTTATCGCGGAGGTCAGACAAGCCGATCAGACTGCCACCCGGCGTCTTCAGCTGGCTGCATCCGATGGCCAGACGCCGATGCTGCTCTATCGTCGCCATCGCGCCCGTGAGCGCTGCCCGCTTAGTGGCTTGTCATCGGCGATGACGCGCTGGCGGATCGGCTCTGTTCCATCCGGGCGTCTGCCGCATGCTGGGATCGGGCGCTCGCGCTGGTCGGTGGAGTTGGTCCGCCAAAGGAACGGCAACCCTTTTTTGATCGAACTGGATGCGTGCGATGATACGGGTCGCCTCGCTCTACCTGCCGCAGCTGCCAATAGAGCGGCTCCGGCAGTTGGAGCGGTCAATCAGGCGGCCTGA
- a CDS encoding DUF1810 domain-containing protein, translating to MTSDATLERFVEAQANCYETALSELRAGAKRSHWMWFIFPQLRGLGLSPTAHHYGIVSIEEARAYLKHDVLGHRYIECVEALQALAQHDPVAVMGSIDAMKLRSSLTLFEAAAPSPLFSAALDRWFAGIRDAMTLQILRG from the coding sequence ATGACAAGCGACGCCACTCTGGAGCGCTTCGTTGAAGCGCAAGCGAATTGCTATGAGACGGCATTGTCAGAGCTGCGTGCCGGAGCGAAGCGATCGCATTGGATGTGGTTCATATTTCCACAGCTGCGGGGCTTGGGGTTGAGCCCGACAGCGCATCATTACGGCATCGTCTCGATTGAAGAGGCGCGAGCCTATCTGAAACATGATGTGCTCGGCCATCGCTATATCGAATGCGTGGAGGCACTCCAGGCACTTGCACAGCATGATCCCGTCGCGGTCATGGGGAGCATCGATGCGATGAAACTGCGGTCGTCACTCACGCTTTTTGAGGCAGCCGCTCCTTCGCCGCTTTTCAGCGCCGCGCTCGATCGCTGGTTTGCTGGCATTCGGGATGCCATGACGCTCCAAATCTTAAGGGGTTAG
- a CDS encoding SOS response-associated peptidase family protein translates to MKIKIKMPEGTPNVPAREDIKMTDMAPIVRSVEGERGVGELVNRRWSWPAHNGRPVYNFRTEGREFISNRCLILADGFYEFTDPTDPKQKRLDKWLFTMADHDWFCIAGIWRESPLGEAFTMLTMDAGPDVAPYHHRQIIPLARDQWADWLDPNVPAKEVLRWSPKGSLPVTQVYGAPPAQGALL, encoded by the coding sequence TTGAAGATCAAGATCAAGATGCCGGAGGGAACGCCGAACGTGCCGGCGCGCGAAGATATCAAGATGACCGACATGGCGCCGATCGTCCGAAGCGTCGAGGGAGAGCGCGGTGTCGGTGAGTTGGTGAACCGACGCTGGAGCTGGCCCGCTCATAATGGCAGGCCGGTCTATAATTTCCGGACAGAGGGCCGCGAGTTTATCTCGAACCGCTGCCTCATCCTGGCCGACGGATTCTACGAATTTACCGACCCGACCGATCCCAAGCAAAAGCGGCTCGACAAATGGCTCTTCACCATGGCGGATCATGACTGGTTCTGCATTGCGGGCATTTGGCGGGAAAGTCCCTTGGGGGAGGCCTTTACCATGCTCACCATGGATGCCGGCCCGGACGTCGCTCCTTATCATCATCGACAGATCATTCCGCTTGCCCGTGACCAATGGGCTGACTGGCTGGATCCGAACGTTCCAGCCAAGGAGGTGCTGCGTTGGTCGCCCAAGGGAAGCCTGCCGGTCACGCAGGTCTATGGTGCGCCGCCCGCTCAGGGGGCGTTGCTCTGA
- a CDS encoding SOS response-associated peptidase family protein — MIEAAWGSNPRFSGGLSFEFIRAESRNFPSGRCLVAASEFHIRNGEKKFRAFREDGNFFYLAAIWEPAMADWPVSYRIITVDANPEVIRYQARHGALIERRDAQKWLDFTVPEEDLLLTPPAGIFTIEEILTKPVQTSLAF; from the coding sequence ATGATCGAAGCAGCCTGGGGTTCCAACCCGCGCTTCAGCGGCGGACTTTCGTTCGAGTTCATCCGCGCCGAGAGCCGCAATTTTCCGAGCGGCCGTTGCCTGGTGGCAGCGTCTGAATTCCATATCCGCAATGGCGAGAAAAAATTCCGGGCCTTTCGCGAGGACGGCAATTTCTTCTATTTGGCAGCCATCTGGGAGCCAGCCATGGCCGACTGGCCGGTTAGCTATCGAATCATTACGGTTGACGCGAACCCGGAGGTCATTCGTTATCAGGCGCGCCACGGCGCTCTGATCGAGCGGCGCGATGCGCAGAAATGGCTGGATTTCACCGTTCCCGAGGAAGACCTACTGCTGACCCCACCAGCAGGCATTTTCACGATTGAGGAAATCCTGACCAAGCCGGTGCAGACCAGCTTGGCCTTCTGA